One Malus domestica chromosome 11, GDT2T_hap1 genomic region harbors:
- the LOC103412918 gene encoding uncharacterized protein, whose protein sequence is MVEQLRCVEKSTRGRDLSPVTDKLWRNFYVEEFGASRADQAVENTKKSNAAFKWKELYETKLEEVNKKEKKAAERLKSRYQMEAARKQSRRVVCTEAEEGRERDYQSARSGGFSLRPSSEGFIDPSPC, encoded by the coding sequence ATGGTCGAGCAGTTGAGGTGCGTAGAGAAGAGTACCAGAGGCAGAGATTTGAGTCCAGTCACTGATAAGTTGTGGCGGAATTTCTATGTGGAGGAGTTCGGTGCTTCGAGGGCTGATCAGGCGGTCGAAAACACCAAGAAGTCGAATGCCGCATTCAAATGGAAAGAGCTCTACGAGACAAAGCTGGAGGAGGTcaacaagaaagaaaagaaggcaGCTGAGAGGTTGAAGAGTCGGTATCAAATGGAAGCTGCTCGGAAACAAAGCCGGCGAGTTGTTTGCACAGAGGCAGAGGAAGGGAGAGAACGGGACTACCAGTCCGCTCGCTCTGGAGGGTTCTCGCTAAGACCTTCTAGCGAAGGTTTTATCGACCCAAGTCCCTGTTAA